In one window of Frigoriglobus tundricola DNA:
- a CDS encoding DUF4832 domain-containing protein: MVRTYTVAALALVAAVGAGPGAADPRQPLEYAPAPVDNPLKGLVPYQADVRTAFPHSLEFTYLPYSALVTGADAFDWRPLDRALDDIAGRGHQAVFRIFLEYPNKTGAVPAFLLKGGLKVTKWRSAESDGGAIETPDYADKNLRKSLTGFIAALGKRYDGDPRVGFVTAGLLGLWGEWHTYPREELFASTAVQIEVLDAYEAAFKVTPVLLRYPVGAKDDKRAANADRRFGYHDDSFAWATLDTGRRADDWFYMAALKAAGPDAENKWKTCPIGGEIRPEAWGRVFDRAPGHVQIQNFRTCVEATHVTWLMDSGMFAKKQGAERVRRAEEEVRRMGYEFHAPAVTIGDVQKGQLSVRLELENRGVAPFYYDWKPEWGLLADGAAVKAFAGTGKLTGLLPGAKPRVWAETLDVSGVRAGRYALAVRVPNPLKGGKPVRFANTTQAAAGWLALGEVRVP, translated from the coding sequence ATGGTCCGAACGTACACGGTGGCGGCCCTGGCACTCGTGGCGGCCGTCGGGGCCGGGCCGGGGGCCGCCGACCCGCGCCAGCCGCTCGAGTACGCCCCGGCCCCGGTGGACAACCCGCTGAAAGGGCTGGTGCCCTACCAGGCCGACGTGCGGACCGCCTTCCCGCACAGCCTGGAGTTCACCTACCTGCCGTACTCGGCCCTCGTCACGGGGGCCGACGCGTTCGACTGGCGGCCCCTCGACCGGGCCCTCGACGACATCGCCGGGCGCGGGCACCAGGCCGTCTTCCGCATCTTCCTGGAGTACCCCAACAAGACCGGCGCCGTCCCCGCCTTCCTGCTCAAGGGCGGGCTCAAGGTGACGAAGTGGCGCTCCGCCGAGAGCGACGGCGGCGCCATCGAGACCCCCGACTACGCGGACAAGAACCTGCGGAAGTCCCTGACGGGCTTCATCGCCGCGCTCGGCAAGCGGTACGACGGCGACCCGCGGGTCGGGTTCGTCACGGCCGGGCTGCTCGGCCTCTGGGGCGAGTGGCACACGTACCCGCGTGAGGAGCTGTTCGCCAGCACGGCGGTGCAGATCGAGGTACTGGACGCTTACGAAGCGGCGTTCAAGGTCACGCCGGTGCTGCTGCGGTACCCGGTGGGGGCCAAGGACGACAAGCGGGCCGCCAACGCCGACCGCCGGTTCGGCTACCACGACGACTCGTTCGCCTGGGCCACGTTGGACACCGGCCGCAGGGCGGACGACTGGTTCTACATGGCCGCCCTGAAGGCGGCCGGCCCGGACGCCGAGAACAAGTGGAAGACGTGCCCCATCGGCGGGGAGATCCGCCCCGAGGCCTGGGGCCGGGTGTTCGATCGGGCACCGGGCCACGTGCAGATCCAGAACTTTCGCACGTGCGTGGAGGCGACCCACGTCACCTGGCTGATGGACAGCGGCATGTTCGCGAAGAAGCAGGGCGCCGAGCGCGTGCGCCGGGCCGAGGAGGAGGTGCGGCGGATGGGGTACGAGTTCCACGCCCCGGCGGTGACGATCGGGGACGTTCAGAAGGGCCAGTTGAGTGTGCGCCTGGAGCTGGAGAACCGCGGGGTGGCCCCGTTCTATTACGACTGGAAGCCGGAGTGGGGGCTCCTGGCCGACGGCGCGGCGGTGAAGGCGTTCGCCGGCACGGGGAAGCTGACCGGGCTGCTGCCCGGAGCGAAGCCGCGGGTGTGGGCCGAGACCCTGGACGTGAGCGGGGTGAGGGCCGGCCGGTACGCCCTGGCGGTGCGGGTGCCGAACCCCCTCAAGGGCGGCAAGCCGGTGCGGTTCGCCAACACGACCCAGGCCGCCGCCGGGTGGCTCGCGCTCGGGGAGGTCCGGGTCCCGTAA
- a CDS encoding tetratricopeptide repeat protein — protein sequence MGGSPDGTKRVRAFRAALGAAGLPARLAGPDAVTGAVAALRAERPGVRAATRSTIDQVLIVPRRAGLHDGLELPLWRAVADGCDDDPFRRAVRAAALPFWWSGGRAGQEAMPELYRLAERAATEDLPGDAVALLADTLGALADKMEVFASYGKATASSEMPLIAVFRAVRDRDPGNARLQSSYGDFMRSLWNETREPRAFAEALGGLRAAIALRPNDSHTFYDLGRLLSQDGDRAGAAAAYRAALARNPRLSFARINLAVALKDLGDLNGAIATLRETVRRDPQFAVAHYYLGLRLEETGDPDGAAAEYKEALRINPRNQNAARGLARVERRRPLLARLPGALAGTDRPAAPTEALDLAALCYQPFQRRYAAAVGLCELAFAADPGGRAAGASARDPKLNTNRYDAACYAALAGGGQGADAPAEPSDRAALREKVRAWLRADLATWQKRAGSSSGDDRREVVFRLTRWLDDSDLKPVREEAQLRALPTDERRAWLALWADVTEALAQARTPPPPPEVAPPPRERK from the coding sequence GTGGGCGGCAGTCCCGACGGCACCAAACGGGTGCGGGCGTTCCGGGCGGCGCTGGGGGCCGCGGGGCTGCCGGCGCGGCTGGCCGGGCCGGACGCCGTGACGGGCGCGGTGGCCGCGCTGCGGGCCGAGCGGCCGGGGGTGCGGGCCGCCACGCGCTCCACGATCGACCAGGTGCTCATCGTGCCCCGGCGCGCCGGCCTGCACGACGGCCTCGAGTTGCCGCTGTGGCGGGCGGTGGCTGACGGCTGCGACGACGACCCGTTCCGCCGCGCCGTCCGGGCGGCGGCCCTTCCCTTCTGGTGGTCCGGCGGCCGGGCGGGACAGGAAGCGATGCCCGAACTGTACCGCCTGGCCGAGCGTGCGGCGACCGAGGACTTGCCGGGCGACGCGGTGGCCCTGCTCGCCGATACTCTGGGCGCGCTCGCCGATAAGATGGAGGTCTTCGCGTCCTATGGTAAGGCCACCGCCTCCTCGGAAATGCCCCTGATCGCGGTCTTCCGGGCCGTCCGGGATCGCGACCCCGGCAACGCGCGGCTCCAGTCGTCCTATGGCGATTTCATGCGCAGTCTCTGGAACGAGACCCGCGAACCGCGGGCGTTCGCGGAGGCGCTGGGCGGCTTACGGGCCGCGATCGCCCTCCGCCCGAACGACTCCCATACCTTTTACGACCTCGGCCGGCTGCTGAGTCAGGACGGGGACCGGGCCGGCGCGGCGGCCGCGTACCGGGCCGCACTCGCCCGCAACCCGAGGCTCAGCTTCGCGCGGATCAATCTGGCCGTTGCGCTCAAGGACCTCGGGGACCTGAACGGGGCCATCGCCACCTTGCGGGAGACCGTTCGGCGCGACCCCCAATTCGCGGTGGCCCACTACTACCTGGGGCTGCGGCTGGAAGAGACGGGCGACCCGGACGGCGCCGCGGCCGAGTACAAGGAGGCGCTCCGAATCAACCCCAGGAATCAGAACGCGGCCCGGGGCCTGGCGCGGGTGGAGCGGCGGCGCCCCCTGCTGGCCCGGCTGCCGGGCGCCCTCGCCGGGACCGACCGGCCGGCCGCCCCGACCGAGGCCCTGGATCTCGCCGCGCTGTGCTATCAGCCGTTCCAGCGGCGGTACGCCGCCGCCGTCGGGCTGTGCGAGCTGGCGTTCGCCGCGGACCCGGGCGGGCGCGCGGCGGGCGCGAGCGCGCGGGACCCGAAGCTGAACACCAACCGGTACGACGCGGCGTGCTACGCCGCCCTCGCGGGCGGGGGCCAAGGGGCCGATGCCCCGGCCGAACCGTCCGACCGGGCCGCCCTGCGGGAGAAGGTCCGGGCCTGGCTCCGGGCCGATCTCGCCACCTGGCAGAAACGGGCCGGCTCCTCGAGCGGGGACGACCGACGCGAGGTGGTGTTCCGCCTGACCCGCTGGCTGGACGACTCGGACCTGAAGCCCGTCCGGGAGGAGGCCCAGTTGCGGGCGCTACCGACCGACGAGCGGAGGGCGTGGCTGGCACTGTGGGCCGACGTGACGGAGGCCCTCGCCCAGGCCCGGACGCCGCCCCCACCACCGGAGGTCGCCCCGCCGCCGCGGGAGCGGAAGTGA
- a CDS encoding serine/threonine-protein kinase encodes MALAKRCLAPDKAGRPADAGEVARAVADLRAAADERVRRAELDRARAAAEARAEWQKRRTRLAVAASVLGLLVVGGGGWLAVRTQAAERRTDADGAANVALGRAEQLAAQAAARDPATPEEGNSAVAVWEQAAGAVAQAAAVAGSCSAGVAGRVSERAAEVGRGLERARRDAALLAGLAAARWRNSSSRWAAVPTAPNGCGRSGRRWGPRGCRRGWPGRTP; translated from the coding sequence GTGGCCCTGGCCAAGCGGTGCCTGGCCCCGGACAAGGCGGGGCGCCCGGCCGACGCGGGCGAGGTGGCCCGTGCGGTGGCCGACCTGCGGGCGGCGGCGGACGAGCGGGTCCGGCGGGCGGAGCTGGACCGGGCGCGGGCCGCGGCCGAGGCCCGCGCCGAGTGGCAGAAGCGTCGGACGCGGCTCGCGGTGGCGGCGAGCGTGCTGGGCCTCCTGGTGGTCGGCGGGGGCGGGTGGCTGGCCGTGCGGACCCAGGCGGCCGAACGCCGGACCGACGCGGACGGCGCGGCCAACGTGGCGCTGGGCCGCGCGGAGCAGCTCGCGGCGCAGGCCGCCGCGCGGGACCCCGCGACCCCGGAGGAGGGGAACTCGGCGGTGGCGGTGTGGGAGCAGGCGGCGGGGGCGGTGGCCCAGGCCGCGGCGGTGGCCGGGTCGTGCAGCGCGGGGGTGGCCGGCCGGGTGTCGGAGCGGGCGGCGGAGGTCGGGCGGGGGCTGGAGCGGGCGCGGCGGGACGCGGCGCTGCTGGCGGGGCTCGCGGCGGCGCGCTGGAGGAACAGCTCGAGCAGGTGGGCGGCAGTCCCGACGGCACCAAACGGGTGCGGGCGTTCCGGGCGGCGCTGGGGGCCGCGGGGCTGCCGGCGCGGCTGGCCGGGCCGGACGCCGTGA
- a CDS encoding serine/threonine-protein kinase, which yields MAAHDPTHSAPPVGRAALAPHEPASPGGPALTHSDADATVTAPAPAPAPGPRPSAAGRYVLGEEIARGGMGAVYRATDAAFGREVAVKVLLDRFAPTSGTARRFADEARITGQLQHPNVPAVFDLGTLPDGRPFLAMKLIKGDTLEHRLRSRPDPTHDRGRFVAAFERVCQAVAYAHAHHVIHRDLKPSNVMVGSYGEVQVMDWGLAKVLAGGRSDPGDDPGATAGGTEIQSLRDTDDPLTQAGAVLGTPAYMPPEQALGAVHEVDRRSDVFGLGGILAAVLTGRPRSSRTVPSGPG from the coding sequence ATGGCCGCCCACGACCCGACGCACTCCGCTCCGCCCGTCGGCCGCGCAGCGCTCGCGCCCCACGAGCCGGCCTCGCCCGGCGGTCCGGCTCTGACCCACTCGGATGCCGACGCCACGGTCACGGCCCCGGCCCCGGCCCCGGCCCCGGGCCCGCGGCCGTCCGCCGCCGGTCGATACGTACTGGGGGAGGAGATCGCCCGCGGCGGCATGGGTGCGGTGTACCGCGCGACCGACGCCGCGTTCGGCCGCGAGGTGGCGGTCAAGGTGCTGCTGGACCGGTTCGCCCCGACCTCCGGGACCGCCCGCCGGTTCGCCGACGAGGCCCGCATCACCGGGCAGTTGCAGCACCCGAACGTCCCGGCCGTCTTCGACCTTGGCACGCTGCCGGACGGGCGCCCGTTTCTGGCGATGAAGCTCATCAAGGGCGACACCCTCGAACACCGGCTCCGGTCCCGTCCCGATCCCACCCACGACCGCGGGCGGTTCGTGGCCGCCTTCGAGCGGGTGTGCCAGGCGGTGGCCTACGCCCACGCCCACCACGTCATCCACCGCGACCTGAAGCCCTCGAACGTCATGGTCGGGAGCTACGGCGAGGTCCAGGTGATGGACTGGGGCCTGGCCAAGGTGCTCGCCGGCGGCCGCTCCGACCCGGGCGACGACCCGGGCGCCACCGCCGGGGGCACCGAGATCCAGTCGCTGCGGGACACCGACGACCCGCTGACCCAGGCCGGGGCGGTGCTCGGGACCCCGGCGTACATGCCCCCCGAGCAGGCCCTGGGGGCGGTCCACGAGGTGGACCGGCGGAGCGACGTGTTCGGGCTCGGGGGCATCCTGGCGGCGGTCCTGACCGGCCGCCCCCGTTCGTCGCGGACAGTGCCGAGCGGACCCGGGTGA
- a CDS encoding LexA family protein, producing the protein MERLTSRQSEVLDVIHRLYRERHRPVYPDEIAVVANLYDRSAALKYVRALEEKGHVRQLEGHRGVLPADTSAVSSIPIVGVCAAGAPLPTFSDLGQFNFNAEFGEPGLVMMRIDGESMIEAQIADGDYVLVRRDPEPPSGAKVVFSIDGGLTLKVLRRAKGEVWLYPCNRDMKAMRLKPDENAYIVGVLVGVVRKV; encoded by the coding sequence GTGGAACGTTTAACGTCCCGGCAGTCCGAGGTGCTCGACGTGATCCACCGGTTGTACCGGGAGCGGCACCGGCCGGTGTACCCGGACGAGATCGCGGTGGTGGCGAACCTGTACGACCGCTCGGCCGCGCTGAAGTACGTCCGGGCGCTGGAGGAGAAGGGCCACGTGCGGCAGTTGGAGGGGCACCGCGGGGTGCTGCCGGCCGACACGTCGGCGGTGTCGTCGATCCCCATTGTGGGGGTGTGCGCGGCGGGCGCCCCGCTCCCGACGTTCTCGGACCTGGGGCAGTTCAACTTCAACGCGGAGTTCGGCGAGCCCGGTCTGGTGATGATGCGGATCGACGGGGAGTCGATGATCGAGGCCCAGATCGCGGACGGCGACTACGTGCTGGTCCGGCGCGACCCGGAGCCGCCGAGCGGGGCGAAGGTGGTGTTCTCGATCGACGGCGGGCTGACGCTGAAGGTGCTGCGGCGCGCCAAGGGCGAGGTGTGGCTGTACCCGTGCAACCGGGACATGAAGGCGATGCGGCTGAAGCCCGACGAGAACGCGTACATCGTCGGCGTGCTGGTCGGCGTCGTTCGCAAGGTGTGA
- a CDS encoding phage replication initiation protein, NGO0469 family — MSWTIPKSGGGKAEKAPAGNHLAILVGLIDMGRQWQEPFNATKDKGYWAWRAYFVWELTEERIAGTGTNHVIAIDLSHSTNEKSKLRKWVEARTGRPLVEPFDPTTELGQACLLNVVMKGDYPRVEGMAALPKGFAVPRPTYPVTAVSLAEFRAGTPVPEWVPYLFGSPLEDHIRACEQIGGQRPRSRKKAEPASVEGGYEEYSDAADVPF; from the coding sequence GTGAGCTGGACGATCCCGAAGAGCGGCGGTGGGAAGGCGGAAAAGGCCCCGGCGGGGAACCACCTGGCGATCCTGGTGGGGCTCATCGACATGGGGCGACAGTGGCAGGAGCCGTTCAACGCGACCAAGGACAAGGGCTACTGGGCGTGGCGCGCGTACTTCGTGTGGGAGCTGACCGAGGAGCGGATCGCCGGGACGGGCACGAACCACGTCATCGCCATCGACCTCTCGCACTCGACGAACGAGAAGTCGAAGCTCCGGAAGTGGGTGGAGGCGCGCACCGGGCGGCCCCTGGTCGAACCGTTCGATCCGACGACCGAACTGGGGCAGGCGTGCCTGCTCAACGTCGTGATGAAGGGCGATTACCCGAGGGTGGAGGGCATGGCGGCGCTGCCCAAGGGGTTCGCCGTACCCCGGCCCACGTACCCCGTTACGGCCGTTTCCCTCGCCGAGTTCCGGGCCGGTACGCCGGTGCCCGAGTGGGTGCCGTACCTGTTCGGTTCGCCCCTGGAGGACCACATCCGGGCGTGCGAACAGATCGGCGGCCAGCGCCCCAGGTCGCGGAAAAAGGCCGAGCCGGCGTCCGTCGAAGGGGGCTATGAGGAGTACAGCGACGCGGCGGACGTGCCGTTCTGA
- a CDS encoding TIGR02996 domain-containing protein → MSDRDALLAAIWAAPDDDLARHVYAEWLDEFGATDHDRATAEFVRLSCPMRARVATRMPTAAYKWLADPPLTANWKRLVPSVLALRNPESRLPSDWTRTGCRVTARVPLVSTRGTWFLGRMELVFRRGFVVEAFLNHVGTAQVIWAALQRDQPLARIYYRVGIGRRMGLRSYPEGADE, encoded by the coding sequence GTGAGTGACCGAGACGCCCTGCTCGCCGCGATCTGGGCCGCACCCGACGACGACCTCGCCCGCCACGTGTACGCCGAGTGGCTGGACGAGTTCGGGGCCACCGACCACGACCGCGCCACCGCCGAGTTCGTTCGGCTGAGCTGCCCGATGCGCGCGCGGGTCGCCACCCGTATGCCGACGGCGGCGTACAAGTGGCTCGCGGACCCGCCCCTCACGGCCAACTGGAAGCGGCTGGTGCCCTCGGTGCTGGCGCTCCGGAACCCGGAGAGCCGGCTGCCGAGCGACTGGACGCGCACGGGGTGCCGTGTGACCGCCCGGGTGCCGCTGGTTTCGACCCGGGGCACCTGGTTCCTCGGCCGCATGGAACTCGTGTTCCGCCGCGGGTTCGTGGTCGAAGCGTTCCTCAACCACGTCGGCACCGCCCAGGTCATCTGGGCGGCCCTCCAGCGCGACCAGCCCCTCGCACGGATCTACTACCGCGTGGGGATCGGTCGGCGGATGGGGCTCCGCTCGTACCCGGAGGGGGCCGACGAGTGA
- a CDS encoding AAA family ATPase, with amino-acid sequence MTLTEALRAGDVLAVARHYRNAGLSVIPVWADGSKAPRVAAWTRYADTPPSEAELVEWFGRGPSGGLGVPGGPASGNLSVLDFETAEIWSEWLARVPASLREHVEACPLARTPGGGAHLYVRLDHPTKGVTLAERPGGTDDRGRPRTRTLIETRAHGGQVLAPGCPPECHPLRRPYTWERAAWVDGGPNHVVPVEVWVEWLELAAGLTQVERKRAEPKPDTRPRGASSADDPGTDFNHRGTWAETGLFAAGWELARDYGDDRGLVRRPGKKVGVSGSLGVCSSAANHWPLFHCFTSSAAPFEPGGNYDRFGVYTRLEHGGDFKAAAHALRERGYGKRDAPDPPLTWGAPPPPDGATGRGFKWASELTAPDRADDWVWEGYLPRGAVTLLSALWKVGKTTLLAHLLKACGQGGTFLGKPLKASKVLYISEEGERHWVRRRDALGLTNKVGFYVQPFPTRPAQAGWLAFVEQLKRDVETHGFDLVVFDTLAKLWPVQEENDAGAVDAALMPLWRVARAGAGILLIHHLRKSGGQEYTGSRGSGALSAFPDILVEMTRFDASDAKDRKRVLRAKGRYEETPDELVIELVGGEYVAVPELSVSPPTDPALIWAPPAERGSVASREEQRIVDVLGTSAQVWLQAEDIRAALRARNWGMRNEDISTHLASLYSRQQVVMRGRLRSKNQPREYALASRSAPGSRGGETNGDEMPT; translated from the coding sequence GTGACACTGACCGAAGCCCTCCGCGCCGGCGACGTTCTCGCCGTGGCCCGGCACTACCGGAACGCCGGCCTGTCCGTGATCCCGGTGTGGGCGGACGGGAGCAAGGCGCCGCGGGTCGCCGCCTGGACCCGCTACGCCGACACCCCGCCCTCCGAGGCCGAGCTGGTGGAGTGGTTCGGCCGCGGACCGTCCGGCGGTCTGGGTGTGCCCGGCGGTCCCGCGTCGGGTAACCTCTCCGTCCTCGACTTCGAGACCGCCGAGATCTGGTCCGAGTGGCTCGCCCGTGTGCCCGCGAGTCTGCGCGAGCACGTTGAAGCGTGCCCGCTCGCCAGGACGCCGGGCGGCGGCGCCCATCTGTACGTCCGCCTCGATCACCCCACGAAGGGGGTGACGCTGGCCGAGCGCCCGGGCGGCACGGACGACCGCGGCCGGCCCCGGACCCGCACCCTGATCGAGACCCGCGCCCACGGCGGGCAGGTCCTCGCGCCGGGCTGCCCGCCGGAGTGCCACCCGCTGCGGAGGCCCTACACCTGGGAGCGCGCGGCGTGGGTGGACGGCGGGCCGAACCACGTGGTCCCGGTCGAGGTGTGGGTGGAGTGGCTCGAACTCGCCGCCGGGCTCACGCAGGTGGAGCGGAAGAGGGCCGAGCCGAAGCCCGACACCCGGCCGCGCGGCGCGAGTTCGGCCGACGACCCGGGTACCGACTTCAACCACCGCGGCACCTGGGCGGAGACCGGCCTCTTCGCTGCCGGCTGGGAGCTGGCCCGCGATTACGGCGACGACCGCGGGCTCGTCCGCCGGCCCGGAAAGAAGGTGGGCGTGTCCGGCAGTCTGGGCGTGTGCAGCAGCGCCGCGAACCACTGGCCCCTGTTCCACTGTTTCACCAGTTCGGCCGCGCCGTTCGAGCCGGGGGGCAATTACGACCGGTTCGGGGTGTACACCCGCCTGGAGCACGGCGGCGACTTCAAGGCCGCGGCCCACGCGCTCCGCGAGCGGGGGTACGGCAAGCGGGACGCCCCGGACCCGCCCCTGACCTGGGGGGCGCCGCCCCCACCGGACGGCGCCACGGGCCGCGGGTTCAAGTGGGCCTCCGAGCTGACCGCGCCGGACCGGGCCGACGATTGGGTCTGGGAGGGCTACCTGCCGCGCGGCGCGGTGACTTTGCTCTCGGCCCTGTGGAAGGTGGGGAAGACGACGCTGCTCGCGCACCTGCTCAAGGCGTGCGGGCAGGGGGGCACGTTTCTGGGGAAGCCGCTGAAGGCGTCCAAGGTGCTGTACATATCGGAGGAGGGCGAGCGCCACTGGGTGCGGCGCCGGGACGCTCTGGGCCTCACGAACAAGGTCGGGTTCTACGTCCAGCCGTTCCCCACGCGGCCGGCGCAGGCGGGGTGGCTGGCCTTCGTCGAGCAGCTCAAGCGGGACGTGGAGACCCACGGCTTCGACCTCGTGGTGTTCGACACCCTGGCGAAGCTGTGGCCGGTGCAGGAGGAGAACGACGCCGGCGCCGTGGACGCGGCCCTGATGCCGCTGTGGCGCGTGGCCCGGGCCGGGGCCGGCATCCTGCTGATCCACCACCTGCGCAAGTCCGGCGGCCAGGAGTACACGGGCAGCCGAGGGTCCGGGGCGCTGTCGGCGTTCCCGGACATTCTGGTGGAGATGACCCGGTTCGACGCCAGTGACGCGAAGGACCGCAAGCGCGTGCTCCGGGCCAAGGGGCGCTACGAGGAGACGCCGGACGAGCTGGTGATCGAGCTGGTGGGCGGGGAATACGTCGCGGTGCCCGAGCTGTCGGTATCGCCGCCGACCGATCCGGCCCTCATCTGGGCGCCGCCGGCCGAACGGGGCAGCGTCGCGAGCCGGGAGGAGCAGCGCATCGTGGACGTGCTGGGGACCTCGGCACAGGTCTGGCTCCAGGCGGAAGACATCCGCGCCGCGCTGCGGGCCAGGAACTGGGGCATGCGCAACGAGGACATCAGCACCCACCTCGCGAGCCTGTACAGTCGTCAGCAAGTTGTGATGCGGGGCCGGCTTAGGAGCAAGAACCAGCCCCGCGAGTACGCCCTGGCGTCTCGTTCCGCCCCTGGGTCGCGCGGGGGCGAGACAAACGGGGACGAGATGCCGACCTGA
- a CDS encoding leucine-rich repeat domain-containing protein has protein sequence MLRMVALALTLPGLCLCSPVRADDAEDKAAAFVQKLGGKVYRDERAPGKPVVRVEMTSPQVTDAALKKLAPLKQLVWLNLESTAVTDAGLKELDPFRNLTDLNLSGTKVTDAGLKHLAPLKNLNKLSLYATKVTGAGLKDLAPLPQLTHLNLDHAPVTDAGLKQVAAFKNLNTLWLSGSKVTDTGLLELAPLENLSWLSLSGTAVTGAGARNLTTLTKLTHLNLSEAKVTDAGLRGLAPFQNLTRLDLRNTAVTDAGLMELAALPKLTSLGLDFTPVTDRGLKELAPLPNLTDLNLEASKVTDAGLKELAVHKTLTALDLRNTAVTGAGLKHLAPLQNLARLKLSDTKVTNAGAKHLAALKALTELDLRNTAVTNAGVKELAALEKLGTLNLQGTQVTPGAVAALRKALPKCQISYP, from the coding sequence ATGCTCAGGATGGTCGCGCTCGCCCTGACGTTGCCGGGGCTGTGCCTGTGCTCGCCCGTCCGCGCCGACGACGCCGAGGACAAGGCCGCCGCGTTCGTGCAAAAGCTCGGCGGGAAGGTCTACCGAGACGAAAGGGCGCCCGGGAAACCAGTCGTCCGAGTCGAAATGACCAGCCCGCAGGTGACGGACGCGGCGCTCAAGAAACTGGCCCCACTCAAGCAACTCGTCTGGCTCAACCTGGAGAGCACGGCGGTGACGGACGCGGGACTGAAGGAGCTGGACCCGTTCCGGAACCTCACCGACCTCAACCTGTCCGGCACGAAGGTGACGGACGCGGGGCTGAAGCACCTGGCCCCGCTCAAGAACCTCAACAAGCTGAGCCTGTACGCCACGAAGGTGACCGGCGCGGGGCTAAAGGACCTGGCCCCGCTCCCGCAGCTCACCCACCTCAACCTGGATCACGCGCCGGTGACGGACGCGGGACTGAAGCAAGTGGCCGCCTTCAAGAACCTGAACACGCTGTGGTTGTCCGGCTCGAAAGTCACGGACACGGGGCTACTGGAACTGGCTCCACTCGAGAACCTCAGTTGGCTCAGCCTGAGTGGCACGGCGGTGACGGGCGCGGGCGCGCGGAACCTGACCACGCTCACGAAATTAACTCACCTCAACTTGAGCGAAGCGAAGGTGACGGACGCGGGGCTGAGGGGCCTCGCCCCGTTCCAGAACCTCACCCGACTCGACCTGAGAAACACGGCGGTAACGGACGCGGGGCTAATGGAACTGGCCGCGCTCCCGAAGCTCACTTCGCTCGGCCTCGACTTCACGCCGGTGACGGACAGGGGGCTGAAGGAGCTGGCCCCGCTCCCGAACCTCACCGACCTCAACCTGGAGGCCTCGAAGGTGACGGACGCGGGCCTAAAGGAACTGGCCGTCCACAAGACCCTGACCGCACTCGACCTGAGAAACACGGCGGTGACGGGCGCGGGCCTGAAGCACCTGGCCCCGCTCCAGAACCTGGCCCGGCTGAAGCTGAGTGACACAAAGGTAACGAACGCGGGTGCGAAGCACCTGGCCGCCCTGAAGGCGCTCACCGAACTCGACCTGCGAAACACGGCGGTGACGAACGCGGGCGTGAAGGAACTGGCCGCGCTCGAGAAGCTCGGCACGCTCAACCTGCAAGGCACACAAGTGACCCCGGGCGCCGTGGCGGCGTTGCGCAAAGCCTTGCCGAAGTGCCAAATCTCCTACCCCTGA